AGCACAAGTACCTCCCTCAGTAGCTGCCACTCACATGCTGCCTGTTGTGTTTCTCCCTTTCAGTGCCCAAGACTCAAATGAAGTTCAGTGTCCAGACAATGTGCCCCATTGAAGGAGAAGGAAACATTGCACGTTTCTTGTTCTCTCTGTTTGGCCAGAAGCATAATGCTATCAACTCAACCCTCATAGATAGCTGGGTAGATATTGCTATTTTTCAGCTAAAAGAGGGGAGCAGTAAAGAAAAAGCAGCTGTTTTCCGCTCCATGAACTCTGCTCTGGGGAAGAGCCCGTGGCTGGTTGGGAACGAGCTCACCGTGGCAGATGTTGTGCTGTGGTCTGTGCTCCAGCAGACCGGAGGCTGCAATGCAACGGCACCAGCCAACGTGCAGCAGTGGCTGAGATCATGTGAAAACCTGGCCCCCTTCAATGCTGCGCTCAAGCTCCTTAAGTGAATTTCAACAAATGGTTTTAAAgggttttcattttaagaatggTGCTGCTTCATGCCTATTGTCAATAAGGGGACTTGTACTAGAATCAAAGTCTTTATATTAGGACAATTTTCAAATATCAATAAAAGCATCACATAACTTAagggtttcattttatttaaaattcattaaaactgTGCAGTATGTATGAGGACTGCAAACTGTGGGAGGCACATCAGATCACTGCCTCAGGAATGTAGGCTGTTGGGGAAGCTGAAGGCCAGGGCAAAGGCAGGAAAGGTGGTACTGCTGTCCTCAGGTCACCTAGGTGCAAATCCAAAACTCTCTGGGGCAGGTTTATAGAATGATGCGGAGTCAGAGGTGCAACAAGAGAGGTAAGTTGGAGATGGTGCAGAAAAACGGAAGTTCCACCTTAGAGGCAGCCAGAATCAGCAGGTGGTTTTGAGCCAAGGAGTGATGCAATAAGGTGTCTTTCTGGTAACTAGCTTCAGCAGCAATGCCACAGGGCTTGGGAGAGTGGCACCTGCTAGAATGTGACAATCCAGCTGGCATGCAGGCCTCCACGTGGGCAGTGGAAAAGGGAGAGCACCCTTGGATTCTATAGTAGAACCTTCTGGAGGAGGACTGGATGTCCAATAAGCAGAATTTAAAGAGGAATTACTGAGTGATGCTTAAGTTTTTAGTTTCAGAATCTGAGCAGAAATATTTAAGTAGGAAACTCAGGAAAAGAAGCCtgtaagagagaaagagcagaacAGGTTTAAGGTAGAAGGGTTAGAGAtctggctcagtagtagagccttTGAcatgcaggaggctctgggttcaatctccagaaccacacacaaaaaaaaaaaagaaagaaaaattaatttagagcAAGCTTAGATCATGAAAAAACTACTTAAGGAAAAGGCAGCTGGGGGTACTTTTACATCTTTAATAAGTCTTCTACAGGTTTCCTAAATACAATTAAGAATTATACAATCTATACCCTACTGAAGATTGAAAGTTTACATTCCAGTTGCTTATTCTAAGAAGTAAGTCCACTTTCATATTACTGATGTAGCCTAAATTAAGGCTAGACAGGTAAGCTCCCATTTTACATGCCATCTTTTCTCCCTTCCACCCAGCCACCCGGCTCTTAGAGCCTGGCCTGTGCCTGCTACGCTTTGAAAGAAAGACAGAGCCTGGCAGGAGGGGACCTGGGTGCTTGGGTGGCCTCAGGTTTGCAGGCCATCCTTAACACCTCTGTCTTGAGAAAGAAGGCTTAGCTGTTTCTttagttcttcaatttctttttcttgctctaTTATCTTCATCTGTAGGGTGAGATTAACctggaaagagaaaatgtttaagtTCAGTtaaaatggctcagtggtagaggataCAGGCAGCAAGCCTGCCTGAGGCCCCAGTGATCCCCcacaccacaataaataaataaacaaaatagtaaCAGGCAGTTGCTTTGCCTAGTTCCAGTATACATGATTCCAGTTTTCACAGATTAAATATCACCAATCACCCAAATGCATGGCTCCAGGGTCAGCTGCCATGATATGTACTAACTACAACTGTGTATAACTTTCCTCAGCTCCCAAGGTACTGTGTAAATGAACAAAGCACATTAAGATAAGGGGCCAAACTTATCTTTGAAAATCTATCAGTGCTAGATCACTATACATCTGTTAGTTAACAACAAGTGATTGTGTTGCCTCCCTGTCTTCCAGTGAGGAACCTacctaacatttttttaaaacggGTAATGAAAGAGCATATTGGCCAACAAATATGAAAAGTGTTAATGCTGGAAGCATATATGAATCAAATGTAAACGGCGCATAGAAGAGTAGCCTGGTTGCAGGAATAGGGACACTATCAGAAAAACACTAGATGTGTGCTCACAGAATAAGAACAGATTTCAATCTAAGTTAGGAAACAGGTGATCTACCAGCAAAAAAACATACTCTCAGAGATGTTTCACAACACTAAAAAGAGAAAGGGGGGTAGCATGACAATTAACCAAGTGACAGAAAACAAAAGGTGCTTGCTCCACATCTCATGCTACCAAATGAAGGTGGGCAGGCACTGTTCACACTATTCCTGGAACTCATTAACATTCTTTATTACTCTGCACTATCTAAACATTGGTTTTATGATCTTTTTCATTTCAGtgtgaaaattttaatgtttccaaACTTTAAAGATCACAGAACAATTGTAACCTTTCCTATTGATTATAAAGATCCCTTGGCATGTTTTAACTTTGTAGTCACTTTTACAGTCCCATACCACCATGCAAAGAAAAGACTGCCTATGTATAAACCGTACATGTAAAGGATGtgtggggtttgtttttgttttgtttaataaaacCTTACAAGATGGGAGGATCTTTTTCCATAAATACCAAATAACTATCAATTCTAATAGCTCCTGACTGGATGCTAGAGAATCCTTCCTTAAGAGGATAAATGCCTATGCTTGGTTTTAAAAGAACCACACTTgaggctaggattgtggctcagcggtagagctctcccctagcacgggcaggacccaggttcaatcctcactcagcaccacatttaaaaaaaataaataaaggcattatgttgtgtccatctacatctaaaaaataaatattaaaaaaaaaaagaaccacaccTGGAGCTGGATtcgtggctcagtagtagagcacttacccagcatgtgtgaggccctgggttcaattctcaataatatatatatatatatatatatatatattctt
The sequence above is drawn from the Urocitellus parryii isolate mUroPar1 chromosome 9, mUroPar1.hap1, whole genome shotgun sequence genome and encodes:
- the Aimp2 gene encoding aminoacyl tRNA synthase complex-interacting multifunctional protein 2 isoform X3; the protein is MIHTPDADMDVTNIMQADEPTTLTTNALDLNSVLGKDYGALKDIVINANPASPPLCLLVLHRLLCESYRVLSTVHTHSSVKSVPENLLKCFGEQTRKQPRHEYQLGFTLIWKNVPKTQMKFSVQTMCPIEGEGNIARFLFSLFGQKHNAINSTLIDSWVDIAIFQLKEGSSKEKAAVFRSMNSALGKSPWLVGNELTVADVVLWSVLQQTGGCNATAPANVQQWLRSCENLAPFNAALKLLK